One window of the Nocardia huaxiensis genome contains the following:
- a CDS encoding ANTAR domain-containing response regulator, with translation MGTTAGGGSKRDAAASAPKRVVVAEDEALIRMDLVEMLSEEGYLVVGEAGDGQQAVDLAEELRPDLVIMDVKMPRRDGIDAAAEIASKRLAPVVILTAFSQRDLVERARDAGAMAYLVKPFTKSDLVPAIELAASRFHEITALEGEVANLSERLETRKLVERAKGVLMQTQGLSEPQAFKWIQRTAMDRRTTMKAVAEVVLENLAPKS, from the coding sequence GGCGTCCGCCCCCAAGCGGGTGGTGGTTGCCGAGGACGAGGCGCTCATCCGGATGGATCTGGTGGAGATGCTCTCCGAAGAGGGGTATCTGGTGGTGGGTGAGGCGGGCGACGGTCAGCAGGCCGTGGACCTCGCCGAGGAGTTGCGTCCGGATCTGGTGATCATGGACGTGAAGATGCCGCGCCGGGACGGGATCGACGCCGCCGCCGAGATCGCGTCGAAACGCCTTGCGCCGGTGGTCATTCTGACCGCTTTCAGTCAGCGGGATCTGGTCGAGCGGGCGCGCGACGCGGGGGCGATGGCGTACCTGGTGAAGCCGTTCACGAAATCGGATCTGGTGCCGGCCATCGAATTGGCGGCCAGCCGATTCCACGAGATCACCGCCCTCGAAGGTGAAGTCGCGAATCTTTCCGAGCGGCTCGAAACCCGCAAGCTGGTCGAGCGTGCCAAGGGTGTGCTGATGCAGACTCAGGGTCTCTCGGAACCGCAGGCGTTCAAGTGGATTCAGCGCACCGCCATGGATCGCCGCACGACGATGAAGGCCGTCGCGGAGGTTGTATTGGAGAATCTGGCTCCCAAGTCCTGA